One region of Hemitrygon akajei unplaced genomic scaffold, sHemAka1.3 Scf000045, whole genome shotgun sequence genomic DNA includes:
- the LOC140720619 gene encoding uncharacterized protein: MAHQHVHTRGQPFTCTVCGKGFTHSSNLLSHQRVHTGEKPFTCSVCGKGFTHSSNLLSHQRVHTGERPFTCSVCRKGFTQSSNLQSHQRVHTGERPFTCSVCGKGFTDSSHLLSHQRVHTGEKPFTCSDCGKGFTQSSHLQGHQRVHTGEKPFTCSVCGKGFTQSSKLLVHQQVHTGERPFTCSPCGKGFTSSSKLKVHQRVHTGEKPFTCSVCGKGFTQSSQLQSHQRVHTGERPFTCSECGKGFTQSSSLQSHQRVHTGERPFTCSECGKGFILSFYLQRHQRVHTGERPFTCSVCGKGFTQSSNLLVHQRVHTGEKPFSCSVCGKRFTHSHHLQNHQRVHTGERPFTCSECGKGFTQSSQLLAHQSVHSGDGPLL, translated from the coding sequence atggcacaccaacatgttcacaccagggggcagccattcacctgcacagtctgcgggaagggattcactcattcatccaacctactgagtcatcagcgagttcacactggggaaaagccattcacctgctcagtctgcgggaagggattcactcattcatccaacctactgagtcatcagcgagttcacactggggagaggccattcacctgctcagtctgtaggaagggattcactcagtcatccaacctacagagtcatcagcgagttcacactggggagaggccgttcacctgctcagtctgtgggaagggattcactgattcatcccatctactgagtcatcagcgagttcacactggggagaagccattcacctgctcagattgtgggaagggattcactcagtcctccCACCTGCagggtcatcagcgagttcacactggggagaagccgttcacctgctcagtctgtgggaaaggcttcactcagtcatccaaactactggtccaccagcaagttcacactggggagaggccattcacctgctcaccatgcgggaagggattcactagctcatctaaactgaaggtacatcagagagttcacactggggagaagccattcacctgctcagtctgtgggaagggattcactcagtcatcccaactacagagtcatcagcgagttcacactggggagaggccgttcacctgctcagaatgtgggaagggattcactcagtcatccagcctacagagtcatcagcgagttcacactggggagaggccattcacctgctcagaatgtgggaagggattcatactgtcattctacctacagagacaccagcgagttcacactggggagaggccattcacctgctcagtctgtgggaagggattcactcagtcatccaacctactggtacatcagcgagttcacactggggagaagccattctcctgttcagtctgtgggaagcgattcactcattcacaccatctgcagaatcatcagcgagttcacactggggagaggccgttcacctgctcagaatgtgggaagggattcactcagtcatcacaactactggcacaccagtcagttcacagtggggacgggccattgttatga